In Hahella sp. KA22, one genomic interval encodes:
- a CDS encoding ABC transporter substrate-binding protein, with protein MRWYSCPVLSCPAMALVALMLGASLCRADDTIEKLTFMTEDYPPFNYVQDDKLKGFSVDLLELILKKLGSKKTRKDIQVHPWARSYRLTLKTPNTVLFVMTRRGPRENLFKWVGPVAASPIVLLAKKERNLKVRSSEEVKQFHIASVREDIAEIVLDEYGVPPEKREPVPYPELAAKMLEADRVDMWAYGDIAAYWIIKQNGFNPSEYAPVYDFGSAGDNYYAFNIDTPDWIIERFQNALDELKTEMEANGQTVYQNIIDRYIK; from the coding sequence ATGCGATGGTATTCCTGTCCTGTCCTCTCTTGTCCTGCTATGGCGCTGGTTGCGTTGATGTTGGGCGCATCCTTGTGCCGGGCCGATGATACGATTGAAAAACTGACGTTTATGACCGAGGACTATCCCCCCTTTAATTATGTTCAGGACGACAAGCTCAAGGGGTTTTCCGTTGATTTGCTGGAGCTGATCCTGAAAAAGCTCGGCTCTAAAAAGACGCGCAAGGATATCCAGGTGCATCCCTGGGCGCGCAGCTACCGGCTTACTCTGAAAACCCCCAATACGGTTTTGTTTGTCATGACCCGGCGCGGCCCGCGGGAGAATCTCTTCAAATGGGTGGGACCGGTGGCGGCGTCCCCGATTGTGTTGCTGGCCAAAAAAGAGCGCAATTTGAAAGTCCGCTCATCGGAAGAGGTGAAGCAATTTCACATCGCCTCCGTACGTGAAGACATCGCTGAAATCGTACTGGATGAATACGGCGTGCCTCCCGAGAAGCGCGAGCCAGTGCCTTACCCTGAGCTGGCGGCGAAAATGCTGGAGGCGGACCGGGTGGACATGTGGGCCTACGGCGACATCGCCGCCTATTGGATCATCAAGCAGAACGGCTTTAACCCCTCTGAGTATGCGCCGGTGTATGATTTCGGCTCCGCTGGCGATAACTATTACGCCTTTAATATTGATACGCCGGACTGGATTATCGAGCGCTTTCAGAATGCGCTGGACGAGCTGAAAACGGAGATGGAGGCCAACGGCCAAACCGTTTATCAGAATATTATTGATCGCTACATCAAGTAG
- a CDS encoding pectin acetylesterase-family hydrolase has protein sequence MQSRTKIKTAVFLGLLGSSVGVSAEMGDYSFWDTLGNLIWPRGANNPVTQEQQNAAQYPLTPNPSEVADGFKPGAYLQWQTIQLHPDTGAICGNGSPYKFFVNRVAHTSNTVIYMEGGGACWDYESCTGQTGIRGARNPNGIPDDYMSLQNPSASLVSPFVFRLHPWTRTKTQNWNMVYIPYCTGDIYTGDKVAIYDDPSGEHDPLVWRHNGVRNTRAVVAWLKNNLERPGQMLMTGCSAGGAGSFANYHPVRRDMDPGKAYLINDSGPIFPAPVTGSEEEYPSLKLQNTIRNVWGLDGDGDGPLYYLRNELPSLDLNDLGTLYTALGEHYPNDRLGHTHFWDDLNYSSYSYERFYDDINNEPDEEKRKQRIHQRWYKDTSHLMTSLDGYDNWGYYIPRFRDVNESHCTSIIEFNNADIQEDGLELGDFVNNVMEGSGPVMSASEEDSVSDYQKGFNLLYWLLDQLL, from the coding sequence ATGCAATCCAGAACAAAAATAAAAACAGCGGTATTTCTAGGTCTTCTTGGCAGTTCAGTTGGCGTATCCGCAGAAATGGGCGATTACTCATTCTGGGATACCTTGGGCAACCTGATCTGGCCCCGGGGTGCGAACAACCCGGTCACGCAGGAGCAGCAAAACGCAGCGCAGTATCCCTTGACGCCCAACCCCTCCGAAGTTGCAGACGGCTTCAAGCCCGGAGCCTATCTGCAATGGCAGACCATTCAATTACATCCGGACACCGGCGCAATTTGCGGCAACGGCTCGCCTTATAAATTCTTCGTCAATCGCGTGGCGCACACCAGCAACACAGTGATTTATATGGAAGGCGGCGGCGCCTGCTGGGATTATGAAAGCTGCACCGGTCAGACCGGTATTCGCGGCGCTCGTAATCCGAATGGCATTCCCGATGACTACATGAGTCTGCAGAATCCTTCCGCCAGTCTGGTGAGCCCATTCGTGTTCCGTCTGCACCCCTGGACCCGCACCAAAACCCAGAACTGGAACATGGTGTACATTCCCTACTGCACCGGGGACATCTATACCGGGGATAAGGTCGCCATCTACGACGACCCCTCCGGCGAACATGACCCTCTGGTGTGGCGGCATAACGGCGTGCGTAATACACGCGCAGTGGTGGCCTGGCTGAAGAACAACTTGGAGCGCCCCGGGCAAATGCTGATGACCGGATGCAGCGCCGGCGGCGCGGGCTCATTCGCCAACTATCACCCGGTGCGTCGCGATATGGACCCCGGCAAGGCCTACCTGATCAATGACTCCGGACCCATCTTCCCGGCGCCGGTGACCGGCTCGGAAGAAGAGTACCCGTCCCTGAAACTGCAGAACACTATTCGCAATGTGTGGGGGCTGGATGGCGACGGCGACGGACCATTGTATTATCTCCGCAACGAACTGCCGTCATTGGATCTGAACGATCTGGGCACGCTGTACACCGCACTGGGCGAGCATTATCCGAATGACCGTCTGGGTCATACGCACTTCTGGGATGACCTCAATTACTCTTCTTATTCCTATGAGCGTTTCTATGACGACATCAATAACGAGCCGGACGAAGAGAAGCGCAAGCAGAGAATTCATCAGCGCTGGTACAAAGACACCAGCCACCTGATGACCTCACTGGACGGCTATGATAACTGGGGCTACTACATTCCGCGCTTCCGCGATGTGAATGAAAGCCACTGCACCAGCATCATCGAGTTCAACAATGCGGACATTCAGGAAGATGGACTGGAGTTGGGCGACTTCGTGAATAATGTGATGGAAGGCTCCGGCCCGGTCATGTCCGCTTCGGAAGAAGACTCCGTCAGCGATTATCAGAAAGGCTTCAACCTGCTGTACTGGCTGTTGGATCAGCTGCTGTAA